GGACCCGGTGCTGTTGCGTGATGTCTTGCTGGACGATGTCGATGCCTACGTCCGGATGCGCTGCGATCCCGTCATGATGGCGGACCTCGGCGGGCCCCTGCCGCGTGAGGGGATGGCGGACAAGGTTCGGCGGGACGTCGAGCAGGCGGGTGCCGACCTGGCGTGGATCAAGATGATCGTTGCCGATCCGGGCACCCCCGAGGTGGTGGCGGGGACGGTGACCCTCTGGTCCCATGACGCTGGTGAGGGGCCGGTTTCCGAGATCGGCTGGATGGTGCTGCCCGAGTTCCAGGGGCGGGGACTGGGCAAGCGTGCCGTCCGTACGGTGCTGGAGCAGGCCCGGGATCAGAACCGCTGGGGAGTGGTGCACGCCTTCCCGGCGACGGGCAACGCGGCGTCGAACGCCATCTGCCGCTCGGTCGGCTTCCGGTTTCGCTCGGAGGTTCAAGTGACCTTCGCGGGGCGGGTGTTCAGGACCAACCAGTGGTCCATCGATCCGGGTGCCGACCTGACCTGACGCCCCCTCGGCGAGGTGACAAAGTCGTTTCGGGCGTGCACTGGGGTCGCAAAACATAGAGAACACTCGCTATTCTTTATTTCGCTGGCCAACCGACCCGATCGACCCGTTCGCCGGAGGGAGCTGCCCGCCATGCCGACCGCCGACTTACTCGCCCGGCGTCTCTTCCACTGCCTGCCCCGCACCGATCAGCGCCGCTGGGCCGGTGCCTATCTGTCCGGGCTGCTGGGCACGCCCGGAAAGAAGTCCGTGCGGAACATGGCGCGGTCCACCGCCGCCCTGGGAGCCGCCTCGCAGTCCCTGCACCAGGTCGTCAACGCGAGTACCTGGGACTGGAACCCGGTCCGCCGGGAGCTGGCCGCCTGGTGCGGTGAGCAGGCCGGGGTGCGGGCGCTGCGGATGGTGCCCGTGGTCATCCCCAAGCGCGGGCAGTGCTCCGCCGGGGTGCACCGCCGCTTCGATCCGGCGGGCGGGCGCACCCTGAGCTGCCAGCTCGCGCTCGGGCTGTTCCTCGTCACCGACCACGGCAGCGTCCCGGTCGACTGGCGGCTGTTCCTGCCGGGCCGCTGGAGCGAGGACGACGAGCTGTGCGAGCGGGCCCGGATACCGGCCGCCGCCCGCACCGCCCCCGGCGCCCGTACCGCCCCCGCCACCCACCCCGGGCTCGGCCTCGACCAGGCCGCCGAGGCCGCCGCCGCGCACGCGGCCGCCGCGGGCGTGCCCGTGGTCGCCGAGGCCGACACCGAGGCCCCCGCCGACGCGGTGCGGCTCATCGCGGGGCTGGCCGGGCGCAGCCTCGGCTTCGCCGTCTCGGTGCCTCCGGGCACCCCCGTGCTCTGCGGCCCGCCCGGCGACCGGGCGCCGCACACCACCACCGTGGCCCGGCTCGCGGCCCGCCTCGGCCCCGCGGCCTCCCCGCTCGCGGGCGGGCGGCTGCGCCGGGCGCCCGCGCTCATCCGGGTCCCCGGTGTGGCCCGCCCGCTGGCCCTGCTCACCGAGTGGGACCCGGCGGCCCCGGACCGGCCCGTGCGGCACTGGGTCGCCGACCCCGACGGCCGCACCCTGGCCGCCGTCCGGTTCTCCCTCTCGGCCACCGCCTCGATGTCCCTGGCCACCTCGATGGAGGTACTGGAGGGCTGCGGGCTGCTCGATTTCGAGGGGCGTTCCTTCCCGGGCTGGCACCGCCACATGACCCTCGTCTCGGCCGCCGCCGCCCACCGCCTGCTGGGCGGGCCGCAGCGGGCGGCCGCCCGCCCCGACCGAGCCCGTGCCCATGCCCATGCCCACGCCCATGCCCATGCGTTCAGCGGCTGACCGCGCCCTGCGCACCGAGCGCACCCAGCGCACCAAGGAGTTGAGATGACCGTCGACACGGCGGCAGCCCCCGTCCGCGCGATCAACGCGATCAAGCTGCCCGCCTTCACCGCGCTGCCCGCGATCACCGCCCTGCCGTCCATCACCGCCCTGCGCCCGGTCACCCTGCCCGCGTCCGCCTCGGCCGCCTCGCCCGCCTCGGCCCTGACGACCGGCTGCGTGCCCGTCGACGCGCTGCTCGACGCCGAATCCCCGCGCCTCGCCGGGGTGGACCAGGACCACGTCCGGCTGCTGGCGGGCCTGGAGACCGAACTCCCGCCGATCGTCGTGCACCGCTCCACCCTGCGCGTGATCGACGGGATGCACCGGCTGCACGCGGCCCGGCTGCGCGGCCGCGAGTCCATCGCCGTCCGCTGGTTCGACGGCACCCGCCCCGAGGCCTTCCTGCTGGCCGTCGAGGCGAACAACCGGCACGGGCTGCCGCTGACCCTCTCCGACCGCCGCGAGTCCGCGCGCCGCATCCTGCGCGCCTGGCCCGACTGGTCGGACCGGGCGGTCGCCGCCAAGGTCGGCCTGTCCGGCAAGACCGTGGGGGTGCTCCGCCGCGCCGCCGCCGAGAACGGCGAGGGCGGCGCCCCCGGAGAACTGCCCGCCGCCCGGGTGGGCTGCGACGGCCGGGCCCGCCCGCTCAACGCCACCGAGGGCCGGCTGCGGGCCATGGACTACCTCGCGGTGCGCCCCGAGGCCTCGCTCCGCGAGATCGCCCGCTCCGCCGGGATATCGGTGGAGACCGCCCGTGACGTGCGCGACCGGCTCAGCCGCGGCGAGGGCCCGCTCCCGGGCAGCGGCGCGGGGGCCCGTACGGGCGTGCGCACGGGCGTACGGGCCCCCGCGCCGGACGGTGACGGCGCGGCCGCCCGCCCGGGCCGCGCGGAGGGGCGCGCCGAGGGCCGTACCGCGGGCCGCACCCCCGTCGACCTGCCGCTCGTCCTGGACTCGCTCAAGCGCGACCCCACCCTCAAGTACAGCGACGAGGGCCGCGCGATGATCCGCTGGCTGGAGGCCCGGATGATCCGCGAGGGCGAGAGCGGAGTGGTGCTGCGCGCCCCCGACCACCAGGCCCCGAAGATCGCCGCCATGGCCCGCGCGTGCGCCGCGCACTGGGACGAGATAGCCACCGAACTGGAACACCGCGGTGCCCGGACGGCCCCCGACGAGAACTGAACAACCGCTGAGGGAAGATGAGTTGACACGATGACGACCACCGCGAGCAGCACCGCGAACGCCACCGCAGGGACGGCCGCGCCGAGCGCGAAGAATCCGTGGGCCGCGCTGT
This is a stretch of genomic DNA from Streptomyces sp. NBC_00536. It encodes these proteins:
- a CDS encoding GNAT family N-acetyltransferase — translated: MLLRDVLLDDVDAYVRMRCDPVMMADLGGPLPREGMADKVRRDVEQAGADLAWIKMIVADPGTPEVVAGTVTLWSHDAGEGPVSEIGWMVLPEFQGRGLGKRAVRTVLEQARDQNRWGVVHAFPATGNAASNAICRSVGFRFRSEVQVTFAGRVFRTNQWSIDPGADLT
- a CDS encoding IS701 family transposase; this translates as MPTADLLARRLFHCLPRTDQRRWAGAYLSGLLGTPGKKSVRNMARSTAALGAASQSLHQVVNASTWDWNPVRRELAAWCGEQAGVRALRMVPVVIPKRGQCSAGVHRRFDPAGGRTLSCQLALGLFLVTDHGSVPVDWRLFLPGRWSEDDELCERARIPAAARTAPGARTAPATHPGLGLDQAAEAAAAHAAAAGVPVVAEADTEAPADAVRLIAGLAGRSLGFAVSVPPGTPVLCGPPGDRAPHTTTVARLAARLGPAASPLAGGRLRRAPALIRVPGVARPLALLTEWDPAAPDRPVRHWVADPDGRTLAAVRFSLSATASMSLATSMEVLEGCGLLDFEGRSFPGWHRHMTLVSAAAAHRLLGGPQRAAARPDRARAHAHAHAHAHAFSG
- a CDS encoding ParB/RepB/Spo0J family partition protein; its protein translation is MTVDTAAAPVRAINAIKLPAFTALPAITALPSITALRPVTLPASASAASPASALTTGCVPVDALLDAESPRLAGVDQDHVRLLAGLETELPPIVVHRSTLRVIDGMHRLHAARLRGRESIAVRWFDGTRPEAFLLAVEANNRHGLPLTLSDRRESARRILRAWPDWSDRAVAAKVGLSGKTVGVLRRAAAENGEGGAPGELPAARVGCDGRARPLNATEGRLRAMDYLAVRPEASLREIARSAGISVETARDVRDRLSRGEGPLPGSGAGARTGVRTGVRAPAPDGDGAAARPGRAEGRAEGRTAGRTPVDLPLVLDSLKRDPTLKYSDEGRAMIRWLEARMIREGESGVVLRAPDHQAPKIAAMARACAAHWDEIATELEHRGARTAPDEN